Proteins co-encoded in one Arachis stenosperma cultivar V10309 chromosome 7, arast.V10309.gnm1.PFL2, whole genome shotgun sequence genomic window:
- the LOC130940521 gene encoding cytochrome P450 71D10-like, producing MHLKLGEVSHIIVTSPEMAQEIMKTQDLNFCDRPNLLFARVMTYNCTNIAFGPYGDYWRHVRKICTMELLTTKRVQSFRHIREAEVSELVKAISQSQGSIFNLSHKILSTTYGITARIAFGKKYSYQEVFISCVEEATQIGGGNCIADLYPSIRGLLEMMSRGKTKLEEVHKKADKILQDIIDDHRNRRNSDKCDKEGEDLVDVLLKFQQKDSEYLLTDDNIKAVILDMFAGGGETSSAVVEWAMAEMIKKPSVMERAQSEVRSVYSSKGYVDESELHQLTYLKSIIKETLRLHPSVPLLVPRENKVPCQINGYQIPANSRIVINAWAIGRDPRYWVDAMEFKPERFVDNYSIDNRGTNFEFIPFGGGRRMCPGIAFATPNMELSLAQFLYHFDWKLPNGIKNDELDMTELFGNTVRRRNDLCLIPIIVKDMHKDNNVISS from the exons ATGCATCTTAAACTAGGAGAAGTGTCCCACATCATAGTTACATCACCTGAAATGGCACAAGAGATTATGAAGACTCAAGATCTCAACTTTTGTGATAGGCCAAACCTTCTCTTTGCAAGAGTCATGACTTACAATTGCACAAACATTGCCTTTGGCCCCTATGGAGATTATTGGAGGCATGTACGAAAGATATGCACCATGGAGTTATTAACAACAAAGCGTGTTCAATCTTTTAGGCACATAAGAGAAGCAGAGGTTTCAGAGTTGGTCAAAGCAATATCTCAAAGTCAAGGCTCCATTTTCAATCTCTCTCACAAGATTTTATCAACAACCTATGGAATAACGGCTAGAATAGCATTTg GTAAAAAATATAGCTATCAGGAAGTTTTTATATCATGTGTTGAAGAAGCAACGCAAATAGGAGGAGGAAATTGTATTGCTGATCTGTATCCTTCAATTAGAGGACTGCTTGAAATGATGAGTAGAGGCAAGACTAAGCTTGAAGAAGTGCACAAAAAGGCTGATAAGATACTGCAAGACATCATAGATGATCatagaaatagaagaaatagTGACAAATGTGACAAAGAAGGAGAAGATCTAGTTGATGTTCTTCTCAAATTTCAACAAAAAGATTCCGAATATCTTTTGACTGATGACAATATCAAAGCAGTTATTCTG GACATGTTTGCTGGTGGTGGAGAAACATCTTCAGCAGTTGTGGAATGGGCAATGGCTGAAATGATAAAGAAACCAAGTGTGATGGAAAGAGCACAATCTGAAGTTAGAAGTGTTTATAGTAGCAAAGGTTATGTGGATGAATCAGAATTGCACCAATTGACATACCTTAAGTCTATCATCAAAGAAACCTTAAGGTTACATCCATCTGTGCCATTATTAGTTCCAAGAGAGAACAAAGTACCATGCCAAATCAATGGGTACCAAATTCCAGCCAATTCTAGAATTGTTATCAATGCTTGGGCCATTGGAAGAGATCCAAGGTATTGGGTTGATGCCATGGAATTTAAGCCTGAGAGGTTTGTTGATAATTATTCAATTGATAATAGAGGCACAAACTTTGAGTTTATTCCATTTGGTGGTGGAAGAAGAATGTGTCCCGGGATTGCATTTGCTACACCAAACATGGAGTTGTCACTTGCTCAATTTCTTTACCATTTTGATTGGAAGCTTCCCAATGGAATCAAGAATGATGAACTTGATATGACTGAGTTGTTTGGAAACACTGTAAGAAGAAGAAACGATCTCTGCCTGATTCCCATTATTGTCAAGGATATGCATAAAGATAACAATGTAATCAGCAGTTAG